aggccaaatttaaattcaggtcttcttaactccggGCCTGACacgctatccactgcaccacctaacttcCTTGTTTCAGCATGTAGGGAAATTCAAGCCACAATGAGGAAATTTATACTAGAGAAAACAAATCTAGTCTCCAATTTTATGGTGCCATGCATGGGGAACAGAGATCCTCTTTCATCACTCTTGTTCCCTGTTgttgttctcttcctcctcctctgcttcttcttgttttttttttttttttatctttcttcttatctGGGTGTCTTGTCTGTCTCCCTAAACTGACCAGTAGtaggaaggcagagagagactttctttctgaagaaaagttattttcccttttgcatATCAGGCCACATAAAAACACAGACAGTGCAAAAAGAGAGGTACAGAGAAGAAAGTTTCCATTAAAAAGTCAgtgtgatacattgttggtggaattgtgaatacatccagccattgtggggagcaatttggaactatgtcaacgagttatcaaactgtgcataccctttgagccagcagtgctactactgggcttatatcccaaagagatcttaaagaagggaaagggacctgaatgtgcaagaacgtttgtggcagccgtcTTTGTAGAGgacagaaagtggaaactgaatggatgaccaccagttggagaatggctgaataaattgtggtatatgaatattgtggaatattattgttctgtaagaaatggccagcagggtgatttcagaaaggcctggagagacttacatcaactaatgctgagtgaaatgagcagaaccagtagatcgttgtatacttcaacaacaatactatatgatgatcaattctgatggacatgccctattcaacaatgacatgaaccacatcagttccaatagagcagtaatgaactgaaacaaTTATGCACAGTgcaagaactctgggagatgactatgaacctctacatagaattctaatccctctatttttgtccacctgcatttttgatttccatcacaggctaattttacactatttcaaagtccagttctttttgtacagcaaaacaactgtatggacatgtatacatatatcgtatttaatttatactttaacatatgtaacatgtattggtcaacctgccatctggcgaaggggggttgggggaaggaggggaaaaattggaacaaacgGCTTGGCagttgtcagtgttgtaaaattacccatgcatatatcatgtaaataaaaagctataataataataaaaagatacttAAGGAGAATTCAACCTAGTATgtgaataataaatttaattaaatttactaTTCATAAAAAAGTCAGTCTGCAACATTTCCTACAAGTCATCTTTAATTTGAAGGCAATGAAAGTTGCTTCTTCAGAACAAATTTACACATTTAAGAACAATCTttgcatcattaaaaaaaaaaaacctctaataTTTTGGCTTCCCCCCCCCATTACATGCAAAAACACTTTTtaacattcttctttttaaaattttgagttccaaattatatccccccccacacacacctctTGTTTGAGAAAACTAGCTATTTGACATGGTTACACAATGAGATCCAGGCACTTGTTCAGCAGTTTCCCAGCTGATggacaatttctaattctttgccaccccaTCAAGGGCCGCTATAAACATTTCTGTACAGAGATCTGGTTTGCATGTTTTTGGCCAACAGACGGAGGAGCGGTATTTCTGGCTCAAAAGGTGAGTATGGTTCCGTAGACCTTCGGGCCTAGGTTTGGATTATCCTGACTGTGGGGCTATGATATCTGGAttggggattttgtttttgttttgggctGCTGGCTCATTTTCTCTGAGCTGGTAGCTCAGGAATTtcactataatattcctgagagtttgcATGTTATAATCTCTTTCAGAATTGTTCAACTGGATCATGAAGAAAATACACAGAACAGACAGGTAGGAGAGAAACAGCCGGGTCTGGAGTGAGGATGGCAAAACCCTAAGCTGGCAGCTGTACCCCTAAGGCAACGGCAGACTCAGGGCAGCGGGCACGGGGCGTGCCATTCACCAGAGCTGGGTCTCTCGGATCTCTGAGATGGTCTGGTTGGCCTGCTGGAGGacctaagaaagaaaagaaaactgtgggTGCCAGGAAGCATCGCTCAGTCCCCTAAGGAAGGGCGGGGGCAAGGAGAGGGCTCACTAGGATCAGCAGCTCCATACCTTGAGCATGGAAGCGGCCTCATTGCGCTGTTGCGCCATGTCTTTGGACTCAGTCAGCAGCACATCCAGGAGCTGGGCCTTGTACAGCCGTCCCACCAGTTCACTCTGCAGGTGCTCTTTGACATAGTTCACCAGGAAGTGCATGACAGTTTTAGGGACACTGAGTCGGGAGACAGAGAGACCAGGCCGGCATTAGCTGGGAAGTCTTACAGGGTGGGGGGTCACACTCTAAAGCAGGGAGCAAGGGGCCCACaggaaacctagaaagacttcccCTTCCCGGGGAGTTCTGATGATGCAGGTAACCCGGGTTCCCGTCCGGCTCCCTGTGGACAATTggccttctctgagcctcagtttcccgtTTGGACGTTCCTCCCCTTGTTTTTCTCACAAGGATGTCATGAAGGGAAATGCAAACACAGCCATACTTGCTTTAGAGAATCAACTGGTAGAGATCTATCCATCCCCGATTCCTTCTCACCATTAATCACGCCCAGATTGTGGGTCAGGAGAGCAGCTGGTGAGGAACCGTTACGTGCACACGGATGCGCAGACGCACACAGGAACACACAGAGACAcgtgtgtgcacacatacacatgcagaTACACAGCACACTCCTCCCTACCTGTCCTGGATGTTCTTCCGGACAATAAGGAAGTAGGATCGGATCAGTCTGTGGATTATCTCACAGTCTTGTTGCTCTCTGCGACTCAGCTTTCTAGAAGTTGAAGGCAAGGGCTGGGGGGGACACAGGAGGAAAACGGGGGGCCAATAAGAGGAAGCACGTCCTCCAGCACAATGAGGCCGGGCATCTGTGCACCAGGGTCCCACAGGCGGCCCAAGGTGCTGAGGGCTCTGGTGCAAGCCGCCCCCTCCCTGTGCTGAATCTCACTCTTCTGGGCAGTCTCTGGAGGGGCGGTATCAGCTCCGTGCCCTGAGCTACAAGACTCTCCCCTTGTTTGAGGGGACAGCCAGGAGGTGCTCCCCTAGGACCAGTATTTTGTGGGTGAACTTTCtgattccctccctctctccacccatCCCCCACCCATTCAAAAGGCAACCAGCCCCAGGGTTCAGGCTTCACGGCCTCCAGCCCGGACCCTGGCACAGTCCTCGGGCTCTTCCTGCCCCTCTTCTCCCCGTTCACACGAACATCACAGCACCTTTCCTCCTGTTTAGGTTGGCGAGATCACCTTCACATTCCCACCTTCCGTGCTGCCTTCAAAGGGCGACGAAACAATGGCTTCTCGTGGCCTCGTGGTCCTCAGCCACCTTCCCGTCCCACTCCCCTGCACACTGCAGCTCTCTGCAATCTCAGCCTCCACGTTTCCCACCTTACCTCTGGGCTGCACGTAGCCTAGAGCAGCTCTTACCATCCCACGCAAACGTTCTACTTCCATGCTCGGGCACGCGGAAATGCCTTAATCGATCACAATCTGGTTGTTActccaaccccccccccctgCTCTGAAGCCCACGCCATGTCCTCGAGCCTTACCGTGATCTTCACTCCCTCCGACCCTCAGTTCTCTCCCCACTCATCACCCCTGCAGGCTGAACTTGGGTCTCTTCCCCATCTGGGCCTTTTGGTGAAGGGGTTCAAGTCCACACCCTCCTCAGGAGCCTCGGGCCCTTTCCCCGATCGCTGATCTTGCCCTGCCGAGCCGTGGCCCTGGCGTGCTCGCTTCCCTCAGCTCATGCCTTTGCTTCTACTCAAAGGGGGCCGAAGGAAGCCAGAGACCCACACCACCTGCTGGCGGGGTCCATTCACCTTTACCCTCCTGAATCTCAAGTGGGCCCTCTCCACAGCAAGGCAATGCTTTCCCATCTTCCCAAGGACTCGTTCCCCCACTCGCCCAAGCAGCCTTTGCTGCACATGTTTTCCCCCTTCCTCGAACCTCCATGGCCCTCTTCCCGTGCTCTCAGCTTCTGGAACCCTTGGCTGCTGCTTCCCCGGAACAACTACCGTCACCCCCTGACAGCTGCCTCTCTCTCGCCCCTCAGACGCCATGTGAGGCGATCTCCTCCGCTCTGTCCCACTGAAGCGGTGGCCCCTCTTGGGAAGGCAAACTTCTGTCCGTGAGAGGTCACCCCATCGCTTGCCGTCCCGTCTTCTCCCACAGACGGGTTCCTCCATCACCCACTCTCTCCCTGCCTACTGGCCGCTTCCCTATCACTCCAACATGTCCCTTGGCGAAAGCCCTTCCCTTGATCCGTCCCCACAGGCCGTCGTCCCTGCACCTCTCCTGCCCCTTTCTGGGAAAGTCTTTCAGGAAGCCTTCGACACTTGGTGTCTGCACGTGCTTTCCTCTCACTCTCAGTTCTACAGTCTGGCTTCTGTGCTCGTCATTGTCCTGAAACCGCTTTCCCCAAAGGGACCAATGCACGTGGGAACGGCAGGGACCCCGTCAGGTCATTTGCCGACAGAAAGAAGGGCCGTGGCGTATCGTCCGTAAGTCCTCTGGAAGGAGGGCCCCGTAGTCGGCCCGACTCACGCCCATCAGAGCCCGGGTGAGAGAGCTGACGAGGGCACTTTTGGCTCCGGTCCTCCAACCTCCCCATGCCTAGTGCAGTTTCTCCCGTGACGCCATGCTCCCTGTGGAGGGGACTTGAATATCGCGTGGCTGAGAAAGCTTTCTCCCAGAGGTAACTGACAGCACTAGCTGGGAGTCTGGGCCCTGGAAGAGATTCCCTATAAGCCAGTCCCCACTGGTGACCCTTCAAAGTGCTGTTCCTGGACGCCCAAAGCCCCATGGGATGACCTCAACAAAGGGCCGGCCCCAGAATCCCAGCGCCTACTGAGAAGGTCGGCACCCTGGCCGGTTTTGATTTGTCTACAAACAAATCTCTCGCCCTGGCCAGGGTTAGGAACGTCTCCCTAAAACGTACCAGCAGCCTCTTGGACAGACTGAGCATGGTGTCTGTCCTGAGGAGTACTAGGAGGGCATTGCTTCCTGGGTAATTCAGTCTGCGTACTAACAAGGCCAGTGCGTTGGAGGGGGGCTTTGGATCCCGGCTACTACCATTGCTGGGATTCGGGCAGGTGGCTCCCTAGGTCTATGTGAGCGATGAGTAAGAGACCCACGGAAGGGGATGAGCCGGGAAGCTGAACCGGCCCCCAGACCTCCACCTCAGGACTCCCATCCCTCGGTGGTGCTCCCCCGCAAGAAAGGAACCAGGTACTTGGCGGGCACCCTCAAGCAGTGCGCTCTGCAGGCCCAAGAGCAGAGGGCTCTGCTTCTGGCTACCAGAGGCAAGTCCAAGGGAAGCTGAGCACAGTACGGACATCAGAGGCAAAGAGGAGGGACCCAAAGTCAGGGGGCTGGAGCCTTTTGGGCCCAGACTTTAGCAAAACGCTCTGCTCGATTTTGGTGCTACTGTCTTGGGGTCCTTTCTGAGGCAGACCCGCTTTGCTGAGCAACTCCTGGGAAAAGGGAACCCAGTGACCTAGGTCTCAGCAGTGGCTTAGTGTGAGACCCCGAGTTAGGCTGTCCCATGTGGTAGAAATTACTGTCAAGCCCAGACAGAACTTTCCAGTCCCCGAAGCGAAGCCACCATCCCCGCTGAACACAAATGCCACTCACCACATCTAAGAAGTTGATGGCACGTATCTGGCTGGTGACAGGGGAGACGTGTAACTGGGACGGTGATCTGCTGTTCTCCCTTTCCTTGGGAACACTGTCATCCGCGTCCCCCTCGCTCTTCCAGCATCTAGGACCATTGCCCTGGTAGGCGTCACTCTGCCAGGacgaaggggagggaaaaggacaggACGTGGCAATATTCAATATGCGTGCCCGTCGCCAGGAGTGCCGGCGCATCAGGGTGAGGCGCGTGCAGAAACCTGACTTCAGCAGCCTGGCGGACTTCTAAAACAGTGGGTGGGACAGGGACGTGAAAGATGCCCACCTCACGTGCCCGAAAGGAGGGGAACCTTGAGCTACCAGCTCTGTCCTCTGGGGTCACAGCAGCATTGTCTCTCATTTTGCAAGTCAGAATCACCTGGCAGAGAGGTACAATGCAGCTCTGGGACCATTGGGCATCATGGATTTTAGACGCTAGCACAAAGTGGCCTCTGTTCCAGCCCAAGCGGAGTTCGGCACCCCCTGCAACCACTTTCACACATCCACAGCTTCCCATCATGCACTGCACCATCCCTCTTCCTTCCCAGAGGAATCGCTCCGTTTTTTAGTTGGTCTCTAAATGGAAGCCCGGCCACACCACAATTTACATGGAGGCCGAGCAGCTGAGTCTCAGAAGGGGGATGTCAACAAAAGCTCCTGTGCTGAGCAAAGGGGCGATCCAGGGAGGGGGTCGGGAGCTTCCTCGGCGTCTCCACGTTCGGGGATGCCGTGACCGAGCCGCGCCCCGACCGAGCCGAGCCAGGTCAGCAGGACGACCTCCCCGTCCCAGTCGGCCTTTGGGCCCGGTCCCTCTTTACAGGCTCACACAGTGGGAAGCCTGGAGGTGCCCTTGCTCAGAGAAGCATCGGGTTCAATTCCCCCCATCTGAGAGGAGGAAACGGGGCCAGAGCCCgcacttgaactcagatcctctgacttcaacTTCAGCCCTCGGCCTAGCCCGCCACGAGGCCGCTCTGGATGGCCACTGACACCCGTTTCGCCGGGATGGCGGGAAGGGCCTGCTGGGCGATCCCCCCCCCCAAGTACCTTGGGAATGCTGATGGACGGAGACACAAAAGCCATATCGACCAAATCTGGGTGCTTGGTGTTGATGTAGGCTAGCTCAATGGCCATGAGGTTGTGAACCTGCAAGAGAAGGCAATGAAGGTGCAGGAGCTGTCCCGTCTCACTCgtccccccctcccctctttctaTTGGCTCGTTGGGTTGGGGGAACAGAGGCGGGAGCCACGTCACCTGCCTGGACCAGGGGCAGCGACAGTCAAATCGGAGAAGTCTGGGTTCCCCCACGAGCCCTCTGTCATTCTCTCATCACTTTCTCTCTGGACTGAACAGGATCCTGTCCTTGTCTTGTTTGGCCTCTGCCCCCAAGGCCCCGCCCTCCTGCTGTGAGTCTCTGACCACAGGCTGTCCCAAGAGCAGCACGGCCTCCCGGGTATGTCTTCAGTCGACCATTTGCCGGGGACGGCGTATTTGCCAGCATCCGTGGAGCTTACCCTGGAAGTGATGCTGGGCAGAGGCTCGGCTAGCTCTTTGTCCCTTGAACCCCTAGCTAAAGTGCCACAGCGGCCTGTGCCCTTCCCTAGCCctgctttctcccttccccttccttctcccgaCCAAGCCTTAAACCGGCTGCTAGCACTGCCGCCAACGCCCTGTCCGGGCTATTACGAGCTTGGGCAGACTGGACGTTCTGGGCTCAGTGTGTCCCTCGGGCCCAGGGGGCGTCATTTTCCCCGAGGGCAGCTGTTTCCCAGAGTACCGCCTTGGGTTTTACCATTTCATTGGTTATGGGTAACCTCTTTTTCAGGAGAGCGGTCACGACCTCCACGATGGCCTCGTGTAGCTTGGGAAAGCGCAGCAGCTCCTGAGAAGGGCCGAGCTCATGAGACCCAGGAGGTGGCAGGCAGGCTGCTGCCTCCCTCCCAACCGAGCCCGAGGCCCCCGCCCCCTTCACCCAGCAGAGGCCGGGGAACTGGCTCCTGCTCTGGGCCCTTCCCCTTGCCTCTCCTCTGCCCCCTCACCTGGGTGTTATAAGTGGAGCAGTGCTGGATGACCCTCTGAAGCTCCTCATGCACCAGCTCCACGCAGCGGAGGCTCGGCTCCTCCAGCCTCTTAATCTGTCTCTTTACTAGCAGCTCAAAGGAGACCTCCGGGATGAAGAGGGCTGGGCGAGGCCCCTGGGGGGGAAAGCAGCACAGGCGGGCTCAGCTTCAGGACCCTGGGTCTGGAGGAAGCTGGCCAGCCCCGGCGTGGCCCTCCCAACCTGTGAGTGGGAGCTCTCCAGGCCCATTCTCTGCCAGGGAGAGCAGTGAGGGAACAAGATGGGAAGAGGGCGGGAGGTTACTGGGGCTTTAGCATCTCCTTTTCAGCTTCTGATTCCAGCATCCTTACATGCTTAAattgggggcggggcggggggtcAGCAGAAGCAGGGCCATGGTGCAGCTTGACTCCTGCCCTCCCTGGGCTCACCCTCAGCTTGGGAGGCCAAGGCCCCGGGCGAAGGTCTTTCAATGATCACCACCTCTTGTCTCCCGGGAAACGCCCATTCCTCCCACTCCACTGAAACTCATCTTTCTCCCTGCTGGTCCCTTGCCCTCCCTCACTCATGCTTTGCCCGTGTCCTAGCCTTCTATGAACGCGAGGACTTCTATCAGGGTTATTCTGCCTGCAAGTCCACAGTGAAGGCCACGGCCACAGACATGATGCCAAGATTTGAACTGGAGCTTCTCTGGGGTCGCTTGCCCGTTCTCCCCgggcctagcacagtgcctgccgtGCTTGGAGATAACCGGTGCTGGACGGTTCACACCAGCTGATTCACGGCTCCAGGGGCTCCTGATCCTCAGGCTGACACTCTCCTCCTGCCTGTTCCCAGGAATTCCCCCTCTCTGCCCTCTCCCCCAAAGGCCCAGGGCCTGCTCCCCAGAAAAGCCGCTGCAAACAAGTCAATGCAAGCAGTCAAGGCTCTTCTCAGAGATGCGTCCCAGAGAGGGACTGGCCAGAGGAACAGAGCTGCTGCCAAGGGGCAGGAGGACTTGGCTTCTACACCTGCTCAGCCACTGACCAGCTGTGTAACCTCAAACACCTTCCCAGAAGTGGGCCTGGGTACCTTTGGCTGACCACGGCCTTCTGACAAAGGGACGTTTTCCCAAATGGCGAGACAGACCGTCAGAAACAACAGCAAACCGGGGAAGAATGGATGGGAATGGGGAAGGAGGCTGTGAAGGGGGCATCTGCTACCGTGGCATTTCGGATGGCGGTCAAGATGTCCAGGACGCTGAGTCCGGCCAGGGGATCGATGGATTTCAGAGTCCGGCAGAAGATCTCGTGAAAGATGTAGCAAATGCGAGCACCACCACAGCTGGGGGGATGAGAAGTGAAGCATCAGGGAGGCGCCTGGCCCATGGCCGATCCCAAGCCCTACCCTCCCCATCCCTTCCTCGGACCAGTCAGATACAGAAACAGGAAGAGAACTGGGAAACAGAAAAAAGCACACACAAGGCACGGCTGGTCAAGGTTCTCGCCCTCACCTTCCTTGTACAAGTCACTCACTGTGAACTTTCTCCAGCCAGCTGTTTGCCTTGCTGGGCCTTACTTTCCCTATTTCCCAAAAACTCAGTGCCTAGCTCCTCTTTAAGGAGCTTTCCCAGATCTTCCCATCTCCCAGCTcttcccatctcccatctcccagctctttccatttcccatctcccatctcttccCATTTCCCATCTTCcagctcttcccctttcccatctcccagctcttcccctttcccatcttccagctcttcccctttcccatcttccagctcttcccctttcccatcttccagctcttcccctttcccatctcccagctctttccatttcccatctGCCAGCTGGTCCCATTTCTCCGGCTCCAGGAAGCATCAGGAAGCAGCTAGGGGGTGCTGCAGTGGAcagagagctgggcctggagtcaggaggtcccaagttcaaatctggcctcaggcccTTACTGGCTGAGGGACCCTGAGCATTTCCCTCAGTTTGTCTGAatcccctggagaaggaaatgttcaGCCCTTTGTaactttgccaagagaaccccacgGGCAGCCGTGGTGTGCTGCGGGACAGAGAATCGCACAGAGCGCTCACAGCTCCACAACAAGCGCCATATACCATCCCGGCAAGGTGAGAGGGAGCTTCGTGGCCGACCTTCCCCGTGCTTCCTTCCAGGCTGGGCGCCAATCCTCCCACTTCACAGCTGCTAAGTAAGGCCTTGCTCTCCAGCGTACCTCACGTCTATTCTCTCTGCCTCTTAGTGCCTGATTGTGTCTAGACTCCTCCCTGCCCTCCCCAATCAGAACAGGAGCCCTCTGAGCTTGCCCGTCTTTGTGGTTTGCAGGTTTACTAAGCCTGTAGCACTGGGCCTGGCACCTAGTAAACCCTTAACAATAAAGTCCTTGTTCACCCACTAACTGCTGCTTGGGCTTTTTGGAGAATGACCCCTAGACCTTGGAGGGAAGCGTGGCCCCCGCAGCCTTCTAAGACCAGAAGCACTGGGGGACAGGGGTCTGACAACCTTAATTCAACCCCCCAACAATCCTTTCCCCCCCATGGAGCTTTTgggttcagtcattccccatggccaactcttcataatccccTTTGGCGTTTTTTGTGAAGTCTCGAGGTGAATTTCTACTGCTTTATATTATCCCGAGCCGCTGCCCAACTTCCAAATAACTGGCCAAGCTCTCTGGGCATTATCCTAAGAAATTTCCCGTCCCATGGCCCTTTGTATCTTCTGCTCGCTCCCCCAAGCAACAGCCAACCCTTCCCGAAACTCACAGTTCGGAGGTCTCAATATTCTTTGCTGTTCCTTCAATGGTGCTGCAGTATTCAGTGGAAAACTTGGTGATGATCTGCAGGAGAGTGGCATTGTGGTCTTGAACAGGCTGCCCATAGCTTTGCAGCACGGACTGGTACTGGGTCGTCAGCACATTCACACGTGTCTTTAGTTCAGGCAGGCAGTCTCGGATGTGGTACATGAAAAGCCTAAGGCACGGAGCATAAGCCCAAGTGACTCCTGGGAACTCTTCAGCACGACCCCCGGGCTGCCCCAACCGCCCTCAAGGCACCTGTTGAGTGTCTTGGCAAGAAAGCGTGTTCCATTCTGGCTGGCCAGGGATGGGTATTTCTTCTGCAAGAAGGCCTGCTCATCATACAGCGCCTCACAGATACTCTTGTTGGTTTTGAGGTCATGTGGGTTCCTGTGAAAAGCATCAAGTTTCAGTCTGGGGTTATGCAGGTCAGTAGTAGAGTATGGAAACAAGATTCTGAGGAATGGGAGGAGGTGTGGAAATAACAGCTTAATGCGTCCATGCAACACATGCCTCCTTAGAAAGATGCCTTTTCCTGGAGCTATTAATGAATTTGTAAAAGAATCCCGTTttacaataaactgggaaaacatttttccagtcaaaggttctgataaaggcctcatttccacaatatatagagaattgactctaatttataagaaatcaagccattctctaacagataaatgttcaaaggatatgaacagacaattctgagatcatgaatttgaaactatttccactcatatgaaagagtgttccaaatcactactgatcagagaaatgcaaattaagacaactctgagataccactacacacctgtcagattggctagaataaagataatgatgaatgctggaggggatgtgggaaaactgggacactgatacattgttggtggaattgtgaatacacccagccattctggagagccatttggaactatgctcaaaaagttatcaaattgtgcataatgtgatccagcagtgtttctactgggcttatatcccaaagagatcttaaaggaaggaaaaggacctctatgtgccaaaatgtttgtggcagccctctttgtagtggccaggaactggaaactgagtggatgcaaatcaactggagaatggctgaataaactgtggtatgggaatgttatggaatattattgctctgtaagaaatgaccagcaggaggaatacagagagacctggagagacttaaatcaactgttgctgagtgaaatgagcaggaccaggagatcattatgcacttcagcAATAAGACTACCTTATGATCAATTGTactggacgtggctctcttcaatgatgagagaatccaaatcagttccatttgttcaataatgaatagaagcGGCTACACCCAGTAACAGacctctgggaaatgagtgtgaaccactacatagcatttccaatccctctgtttttctctgcctgcatttttgatttcctttacattgtttcaaagtccacttcttcttgtgcagcaaaataaatgtatggacatgtgtacatgtatttatcatatcctttaacatatttaacatctattgattggtctgcctgccatctgggtgagggggtggggggaaagaggggaaaagttggaagaggttttgcaattgtcaaagctgacaaattacccctgcatataccttgtaaataaaaagccataataaaaaaagaatctcgTTTTTTTGACATCTTTTCTTGTCACGTTATGTCCTTTTAGAGATGACACCGTCTCTACCAATGAGCCttcttttgaaaaaggaaaactcaAGCTGTGGCGTCAGACTACAAGTGCAACGTTCTGCACAGACGGTCTCCCACAGGGCCAAGAGAAGGAAGGACGGACGTTGCTTCATTTCTCCTCTGGGTCAATGCTGCTTCCCACAACCGGCACCCAGCTACTAATGGCCTTTCCTCCACTGTGATGGAGGGACCAAAAGAAGGGAGGTAGTCTAGAAGGGCCCTTTTGGTCTGTTCTCATCAAGCTCCAAGGATGTGCTCCCTTCTACGGGCAGGGACATGGGCAAAGTGCCTGGAGACTCTGCACTATTCCTTAGCAAGTGAACGGGAAAACCGTCCCGGGGAGGCAACAGCTCATGGTAGCCAAAAGGGAAGTAGCTAGACCactatggagacagaaaggaaaggggaaccaGGCCAGCAAGAGGCCTAGGAGTCTCCTGGAGGGAGGGCAAAGTTCATGTACTCACAGTCAAGAACCATGTGAAAGATGGCTCAAAATGactaatgagagaaatgcaagtGGGACA
This is a stretch of genomic DNA from Sminthopsis crassicaudata isolate SCR6 chromosome X, ASM4859323v1, whole genome shotgun sequence. It encodes these proteins:
- the LOC141548247 gene encoding dynamin-1-like protein, whose protein sequence is MEALTPVISKLQEVFSVVGREIIQLPQIVVFGSQSSGKSSVVESIVGRDFLPKGSGIMTRRPLILQLVHVASLEERQATSPETYIQAEEWATFLHNRQKIFTDYHEIQKEISNETERITGTNKAISLAPLYLKIYSSKVLNLTLIDLPGLTKVPVGDQPPDIEVLVRDLNLSYLIKPSCLILAVTAANTDMSTSESLKLAREVDPDGRRTLAVITKLDLMDAGTDAMDVLMGRVIPVKLGIIGVVNRNPHDLKTNKSICEALYDEQAFLQKKYPSLASQNGTRFLAKTLNRLFMYHIRDCLPELKTRVNVLTTQYQSVLQSYGQPVQDHNATLLQIITKFSTEYCSTIEGTAKNIETSELCGGARICYIFHEIFCRTLKSIDPLAGLSVLDILTAIRNATGPRPALFIPEVSFELLVKRQIKRLEEPSLRCVELVHEELQRVIQHCSTYNTQELLRFPKLHEAIVEVVTALLKKRLPITNEMVHNLMAIELAYINTKHPDLVDMAFVSPSISIPKSDAYQGNGPRCWKSEGDADDSVPKERENSRSPSQLHVSPVTSQIRAINFLDVPLPSTSRKLSRREQQDCEIIHRLIRSYFLIVRKNIQDSVPKTVMHFLVNYVKEHLQSELVGRLYKAQLLDVLLTESKDMAQQRNEAASMLKVLQQANQTISEIRETQLW